A section of the Pseudomonas sp. Q1-7 genome encodes:
- a CDS encoding AraC family transcriptional regulator: MREQDSVAAYLVQVALHRLEDEPARKKAVLDEAGIDPRTLEIVDARLPATAVNRFWLAMVRELDDEFFGFDSHGLPRGSFALICRGLIQEPTLGKALRQCLTYLGLFIHDIRAHLEVRGGRAVVSLRTSMDNQAIRGGAEEIYLNIVLGVLCWLVGRRIPLDSTRFSHPRPAHRSDPLLWGPLLEFDAACTEVAFDASYLALPVVQDLAALKHFLRTSPQWLIVRIRNEESLAARVFRRLRQQEDHVPPTLVALAEELGMSAAGFRRQLEREGFSYQEIKHEVRRSVAFELLRGDRYSIGEIAIKAGFQEPSAFHRAFRSWTGESPGHFRKRVQQAPADD; this comes from the coding sequence ATGCGGGAACAGGATTCGGTGGCGGCGTACCTCGTGCAGGTGGCCCTGCACAGGCTGGAGGACGAGCCCGCGCGCAAGAAGGCGGTGCTCGACGAGGCCGGTATCGACCCGCGCACGCTGGAGATCGTCGATGCGCGCCTGCCCGCAACGGCCGTCAACCGGTTCTGGCTGGCGATGGTGCGCGAGCTGGATGATGAGTTCTTCGGCTTCGATTCACACGGCCTGCCGCGCGGCAGCTTCGCGCTGATCTGCCGGGGCCTGATCCAGGAACCGACGCTCGGCAAGGCCTTGCGCCAGTGCCTGACCTACCTGGGGCTGTTCATCCATGACATCCGCGCGCACCTGGAGGTGCGGGGCGGCCGGGCGGTGGTCAGCCTGCGCACCTCGATGGACAACCAGGCCATTCGCGGCGGCGCGGAGGAGATCTACCTCAATATCGTGCTCGGGGTGCTGTGCTGGCTGGTGGGCCGGCGGATTCCCCTGGACAGCACGCGCTTCAGCCATCCGCGCCCGGCCCATCGTTCCGATCCGCTGTTGTGGGGCCCGCTGCTGGAGTTCGACGCCGCCTGCACCGAAGTGGCCTTCGACGCCAGCTACCTGGCGCTGCCGGTGGTGCAGGATCTGGCCGCGCTCAAACACTTCCTGCGCACATCGCCGCAATGGCTGATCGTGCGCATCCGCAACGAGGAAAGTCTGGCTGCGCGCGTGTTCCGGCGCCTGCGCCAGCAGGAGGACCATGTCCCGCCGACCCTGGTGGCCCTGGCCGAGGAATTGGGGATGAGTGCTGCCGGTTTCCGTCGCCAACTGGAGCGGGAAGGCTTCAGCTACCAGGAAATCAAACACGAAGTGCGGCGTTCGGTGGCGTTCGAGCTGCTCCGGGGCGACCGTTACAGCATCGGCGAAATCGCCATCAAGGCCGGTTTCCAGGAACCCAGTGCCTTCCACCGGGCCTTTCGCAGCTGGACCGGGGAAAGTCCGGGGCATTTCCGCAAGCGGGTGCAGCAGGCGCCCGCCGACGACTGA
- a CDS encoding amidase yields MIEVTEVSIAQLRAALESGRTTAVELVQAYLARIDAYDGPDTPTALNALVVRNPDALKEAAASDARRARGETLGPLDGIPYTAKDSYLVKGLTAASGSPAFKDLVAQRDAFTIERLRAAGAICLGKTNMPPMANGGMQRGVYGRAESPYNANYLTAPFASGSSNGAGTATAASFSAFGLAEETWSSGRGPASNNGLCAYTPSRGVISVRGNWPLTPTMDVVVPYARTMADLLEVLDVVVAEDPDTRGDLWRLQPWVPIPSVASVRPASYLELAAKADALAGKRFGVPRMFINQDPEMGTSEHPGIGGPTGQRIDTRPSVIALWEDARKALEAAGAEVVEVDFPLVSNCEGDRPGAPTVFNRGLVSKEFLHDELWDLSAWGFDDFLRANGDPRLNRLVDVDGPQIFPHDPGTLPNREGDLAAGMDEYVRMAERGIKSWEQIPTLPDGLRGLEETRRIDLEEWMDRLGLDAVLFPTVADVGPADADVNPASADIAWSNGVWVANGNLAIRHLGVPTVTVPMGVMADIGMPVGLTFAGRAYDDSALLRFAAAFESTGSKRLIPPRTPPLSRG; encoded by the coding sequence ATGATCGAGGTGACCGAGGTTTCCATTGCCCAACTGCGCGCCGCGCTGGAATCCGGTCGCACCACGGCGGTCGAGCTGGTGCAGGCCTACCTGGCGCGGATCGACGCCTACGACGGGCCCGACACGCCCACCGCCCTCAATGCGCTGGTGGTGCGCAACCCCGATGCGCTCAAGGAAGCGGCAGCGTCCGACGCCCGCCGGGCGCGGGGCGAAACCCTGGGCCCGCTCGACGGCATTCCCTACACCGCCAAGGACAGCTACCTGGTCAAGGGCCTCACCGCCGCCTCCGGCAGCCCGGCCTTCAAGGACCTGGTCGCCCAGCGCGACGCCTTCACCATCGAGCGGCTGCGCGCCGCCGGCGCCATCTGCCTGGGCAAGACCAACATGCCGCCCATGGCCAATGGCGGCATGCAGCGCGGCGTGTACGGCCGCGCCGAGAGCCCCTACAACGCGAACTACCTCACCGCGCCCTTCGCCTCGGGATCGTCCAACGGCGCCGGTACGGCCACGGCGGCCAGCTTCTCGGCATTCGGCCTGGCCGAGGAAACCTGGTCGAGCGGCCGGGGCCCGGCGTCCAACAACGGCCTGTGCGCCTACACCCCGTCGCGCGGGGTGATCTCGGTGCGCGGCAACTGGCCGCTGACGCCCACCATGGACGTCGTGGTGCCCTACGCCCGCACCATGGCCGACCTGCTGGAAGTGCTGGACGTGGTGGTGGCCGAGGACCCGGACACGCGCGGCGACCTGTGGCGCCTGCAGCCCTGGGTGCCCATCCCCAGCGTCGCGTCGGTGCGCCCGGCATCCTACCTGGAACTGGCGGCCAAGGCCGACGCGCTGGCCGGCAAGCGTTTCGGTGTGCCGCGCATGTTCATCAACCAGGACCCGGAGATGGGCACCAGCGAGCACCCCGGCATCGGCGGCCCGACCGGGCAACGCATCGACACCCGCCCCTCGGTGATCGCCCTCTGGGAAGATGCGCGCAAGGCGCTGGAAGCCGCTGGCGCCGAGGTGGTCGAAGTGGACTTCCCGCTGGTCTCCAACTGCGAGGGTGACCGCCCCGGCGCGCCCACCGTGTTCAATCGTGGCCTGGTCTCCAAGGAGTTCCTCCACGACGAGCTCTGGGACCTGTCGGCCTGGGGCTTCGACGACTTCCTCCGCGCCAACGGCGACCCCAGGCTGAACCGTCTGGTGGATGTGGACGGCCCGCAGATATTCCCCCACGACCCGGGCACCCTGCCCAACCGCGAAGGCGACCTGGCCGCCGGCATGGATGAATACGTGCGGATGGCCGAGCGCGGCATCAAGTCCTGGGAGCAGATCCCCACCCTCCCCGACGGCCTGCGGGGCCTGGAAGAAACCCGGCGCATCGACCTGGAGGAATGGATGGACCGCCTGGGCCTGGACGCGGTGCTGTTCCCGACCGTGGCCGATGTCGGCCCGGCGGACGCCGATGTGAACCCGGCGTCGGCGGATATCGCCTGGAGCAACGGCGTCTGGGTGGCCAACGGCAACCTCGCCATCCGGCACCTCGGGGTTCCGACGGTCACGGTGCCGATGGGTGTGATGGCGGATATCGGCATGCCTGTGGGCCTGACCTTCGCCGGCCGCGCCTACGACGATTCGGCGCTTCTGCGTTTCGCGGCGGCGTTCGAGTCCACCGGTTCGAAGCGGCTGATCCCGCCGCGCACCCCGCCCCTGTCGCGCGGCTGA